In Thermospira aquatica, the following proteins share a genomic window:
- a CDS encoding biotin--[acetyl-CoA-carboxylase] ligase produces MDLVLRALLANQGKFISGAQIAEMVDLSRTAVWKRVQSLIENGYGIDCIKKKGYRLHTLPKDRLIPEKLSLLCSHPLEFFYKPEIDSTNLWAKEVMVRYSESSLFFTDKQYAGKGRLGRQWESAPGKDIAFSLGLRMNTDVCHYYQYTVLMALAVRNILASSLQNEVKIKWPNDIYINNKKICGILTEMITEENRLKTLIIGVGININSEPKLPQATSMKMVSGQEYDRHIILSEILNTFFKMREIMDTYGFSTLYEDWKKHLMGLFQSVRIDTGKYIVEGTLEDVNEQGIAVIRNGDHVEHVYSGDLFVS; encoded by the coding sequence ATGGATCTGGTTCTTCGGGCCCTCCTGGCAAACCAGGGAAAATTCATTTCTGGTGCCCAGATTGCTGAAATGGTAGATCTTTCACGAACCGCTGTGTGGAAAAGGGTTCAATCCCTCATAGAAAATGGCTATGGTATCGACTGTATCAAAAAAAAGGGATACCGACTCCACACTCTTCCGAAAGACCGTCTCATCCCCGAAAAGCTTTCTCTCCTTTGTTCTCACCCACTTGAGTTTTTTTACAAACCCGAGATAGATTCAACCAACCTCTGGGCCAAAGAAGTCATGGTACGCTATTCCGAAAGCTCACTCTTTTTCACCGACAAACAATATGCAGGAAAAGGAAGACTTGGTCGCCAGTGGGAGAGTGCTCCTGGTAAAGACATCGCCTTTTCCCTCGGCCTTCGAATGAATACGGATGTTTGTCATTACTATCAGTATACCGTTCTCATGGCTCTCGCTGTGAGAAATATTCTTGCCAGCAGTCTTCAAAACGAAGTCAAGATCAAATGGCCAAATGATATTTATATAAACAACAAAAAGATATGCGGCATTCTTACCGAAATGATCACCGAGGAAAACCGACTGAAAACACTCATTATTGGCGTAGGAATCAACATAAACTCCGAACCAAAACTCCCCCAAGCCACCTCTATGAAGATGGTAAGTGGCCAGGAATATGACCGTCATATCATTCTCTCCGAGATTCTCAATACCTTTTTCAAAATGAGAGAAATCATGGATACCTATGGTTTTTCAACCCTCTACGAAGATTGGAAAAAGCATCTTATGGGGCTCTTTCAGTCTGTACGAATTGACACAGGGAAATATATTGTTGAAGGCACCCTGGAAGATGTCAATGAACAGGGTATTGCCGTCATCCGAAATGGAGATCATGTTGAACATGTCTATTCTGGAGATCTCTTTGTTTCTTAA
- a CDS encoding trimeric intracellular cation channel family protein, with amino-acid sequence MEVLLIVLNIVGIVAFAVSGAMKGMKYSLDILGVVVLGILTALGGGMVRDVLLNQLPEALRHEEVILYAIGSSVVTYLLGRRVKNISQWVRYFDALGLALFTTVGAEKGMSASLGLLGVIIMGTSTGVVGGMLRDIFVGEIPSVLREEIYASFCIVGSGIYYLFRFLSFPNSWSIALVVGFIFVGRVLAIRYSWHLPRRSLD; translated from the coding sequence ATGGAAGTTCTTCTTATTGTTCTCAATATTGTGGGGATTGTCGCATTTGCGGTTTCTGGAGCCATGAAGGGGATGAAGTATTCCCTTGATATTCTAGGGGTAGTGGTACTTGGTATTCTTACTGCTCTTGGGGGAGGGATGGTGAGGGATGTTCTTCTCAACCAGTTGCCTGAGGCGCTTCGTCATGAGGAGGTGATTCTCTATGCGATTGGGTCTTCGGTGGTTACGTATCTTCTGGGAAGAAGGGTAAAAAACATTTCTCAGTGGGTGAGGTATTTTGATGCTCTGGGACTAGCTCTTTTTACGACTGTGGGGGCAGAAAAGGGCATGAGTGCCTCTCTCGGCTTACTGGGGGTAATTATCATGGGAACATCAACAGGGGTAGTAGGGGGAATGCTGCGGGATATTTTTGTAGGAGAGATTCCGTCGGTTCTGAGAGAAGAGATTTACGCGTCTTTTTGTATTGTTGGTTCTGGGATATATTATCTTTTCCGTTTCCTATCGTTTCCCAATAGCTGGAGTATTGCTTTGGTGGTTGGATTTATTTTTGTAGGGCGGGTGCTGGCTATCCGCTATAGTTGGCATTTGCCAAGACGCTCACTAGATTAA
- a CDS encoding ABC transporter substrate-binding protein, whose product MKRILLSLGLVFLVLGCGSKKLTEIPVGFIGPLTGDAANYGKLSLQAVQIALDEINAQGGIGGLPVKLYVEDDEGKPEKANAAFEKLYGVNKIYGFVGPMFSSCALAIAPKAQAAKVVMISQSATHKDVTSKGDFIFRNVLSDQLQAEVFGRYVAEKLGIKKVAILYIKNDYSQGLAMDFKRVFEASGGQVVAVETGVQGDKDFKTQLTKIKEAQPEALYIPNYVAEMAQILEQAKQLGLNVKILSADGFSNPEIFALAKDLANGVIFSNSADESGMKNPLRENFVKLYREKYGEDPDAFAQNAYDAFKVLLLALKNAYETSGGVIDRTKVRDFLLNLRGYQGVSGVITFLPSGDAIKNVGIYVADAKKKTYNQIAVYKVENNQLVEVK is encoded by the coding sequence ATGAAGAGGATTCTTCTCTCTCTTGGTCTGGTGTTCCTGGTGCTTGGTTGTGGTAGTAAGAAGCTCACAGAAATCCCTGTAGGGTTTATTGGTCCTCTGACAGGTGATGCAGCCAACTATGGCAAGCTGTCGCTCCAGGCTGTTCAGATTGCTCTGGACGAGATCAATGCTCAGGGTGGTATTGGTGGCCTGCCTGTGAAGCTCTACGTTGAAGATGATGAGGGTAAGCCTGAAAAGGCCAATGCTGCTTTTGAAAAGCTCTACGGTGTGAACAAGATTTATGGTTTTGTCGGTCCTATGTTTTCTTCCTGTGCTCTGGCTATTGCACCAAAGGCACAGGCAGCCAAAGTGGTGATGATTTCTCAGTCTGCTACTCACAAAGATGTTACCTCCAAGGGAGATTTTATCTTCCGTAATGTGCTTTCTGATCAGCTGCAGGCAGAGGTTTTTGGTCGTTATGTAGCTGAAAAACTGGGCATCAAAAAGGTGGCTATTCTTTATATTAAAAATGATTATAGCCAGGGTCTGGCCATGGATTTCAAGCGTGTCTTTGAGGCAAGCGGTGGTCAGGTTGTGGCTGTTGAGACAGGGGTTCAGGGCGATAAGGATTTCAAGACCCAGCTTACCAAGATCAAAGAGGCTCAGCCTGAGGCTTTGTATATCCCTAACTATGTGGCAGAAATGGCTCAGATCCTTGAACAGGCTAAACAGCTTGGTCTGAATGTGAAGATTCTTTCAGCTGATGGTTTTTCCAATCCTGAGATCTTTGCTCTTGCTAAAGATCTTGCCAATGGTGTTATCTTCTCTAACTCTGCTGATGAAAGTGGTATGAAGAACCCACTTCGTGAAAACTTTGTCAAGCTTTACCGTGAGAAGTATGGAGAGGATCCTGATGCTTTTGCCCAGAATGCCTATGATGCTTTCAAAGTGCTCTTGCTTGCTTTGAAGAATGCTTATGAAACTTCTGGTGGAGTTATTGATAGAACCAAGGTTCGTGATTTTCTGTTGAATCTCCGGGGATATCAAGGGGTTTCTGGTGTGATTACTTTCTTGCCTTCTGGCGATGCGATCAAGAATGTGGGTATCTATGTAGCTGATGCCAAGAAGAAGACCTACAATCAGATCGCTGTGTACAAAGTAGAGAACAATCAATTGGTAGAGGTAAAATAA
- a CDS encoding branched-chain amino acid ABC transporter permease, giving the protein MALFHLSWSEIGQHVVNGITLGSIYALIALGYTMVYGILKFINFAHGEILMMGAYAGYFFYMALNGEGVSSLSLFLFLLAMIGSMLVSATLGVIVEKLAYKPLRTAPRLAPLLSAIGVSIILSNLAAFLFGTKSKRLDYPFPNETILLGNVAITPHQILIVVSALVLMVALKLFVDYSKLGKAMRATSQNMNVAKLMGINTDFIISLTFAIGSALAAAAGMLVALEIKIYPTMGTLAGLKAFVAAVFGGIGNITGAMIGGVLLGVIETFGVAVLGIPQGLRDTVAFTILIFVLLFRPSGLLGKKEKEKV; this is encoded by the coding sequence ATGGCGCTTTTTCATCTCTCCTGGTCTGAGATAGGGCAGCACGTAGTGAATGGCATTACGCTGGGAAGCATTTATGCTTTGATTGCTTTGGGTTACACGATGGTTTATGGCATATTGAAGTTTATCAATTTTGCTCATGGGGAAATTCTCATGATGGGGGCATATGCCGGATATTTTTTCTATATGGCTTTGAATGGTGAGGGGGTTTCTTCACTTTCGCTTTTTCTTTTTTTGTTGGCTATGATAGGGTCAATGCTAGTGAGTGCTACGCTGGGAGTTATTGTAGAGAAACTGGCATATAAACCTCTTAGAACAGCTCCAAGACTTGCTCCCCTGTTGAGTGCTATAGGGGTGTCTATTATTTTATCAAACCTGGCGGCGTTTCTTTTTGGAACGAAATCAAAAAGGCTGGACTACCCCTTTCCCAACGAAACAATTCTTTTGGGAAATGTGGCTATTACACCGCATCAGATTTTGATCGTGGTTTCGGCGTTGGTACTTATGGTGGCACTTAAGCTTTTTGTAGATTATTCAAAACTTGGCAAGGCAATGAGAGCAACCAGCCAGAATATGAATGTAGCCAAACTGATGGGGATTAATACGGATTTTATTATTAGTCTGACGTTTGCGATTGGGTCGGCACTTGCTGCAGCAGCTGGTATGCTTGTCGCTCTCGAGATTAAGATTTATCCCACAATGGGTACACTTGCAGGATTAAAGGCGTTCGTGGCAGCAGTTTTTGGTGGTATTGGAAATATCACAGGGGCGATGATCGGTGGCGTGCTTCTGGGGGTGATTGAAACCTTTGGGGTGGCAGTTCTGGGTATTCCTCAGGGGCTAAGGGATACGGTGGCATTTACTATTTTGATTTTCGTGCTTTTGTTTCGACCGTCTGGGCTCCTCGGAAAAAAAGAAAAGGAGAAGGTATAA
- a CDS encoding branched-chain amino acid ABC transporter permease produces MLNFLSLLVIYIEIYAILALSLNLIAGYTGLLSLCHAAFFAIGAYTTAIGMTMGGWNFWFSLFVSGILASMLGLVVGLPTLRLKGDYLAIATLGFGEVVKNIIINWDSLTRGPNGINGVPTPEMFGLKFGYDTPFAYVLLYALFVAGTYFVIRWVVHSRFGRALEAIREDEIAVGAMGINAVKYKVVAFMMGAFFAGIAGSLWAVYNQSVAPQTFDFMLSVLVLCMVVLGGLGNSLGAILGALVIVILSELPRLTGLTSLIPAQFNQMFFGLLLILVMIFRPQGVLGRKRISYETEVARILERRSS; encoded by the coding sequence ATGCTAAATTTTCTCTCTCTTCTGGTAATTTATATAGAGATCTATGCGATTCTTGCATTGAGTCTTAACCTGATAGCAGGATATACAGGGCTTCTTTCGCTGTGTCATGCGGCATTTTTTGCTATAGGGGCGTATACGACAGCGATTGGAATGACAATGGGTGGGTGGAATTTTTGGTTTTCTCTTTTTGTCAGTGGGATACTCGCATCGATGCTGGGACTTGTTGTTGGTCTTCCCACTCTTCGATTGAAGGGAGATTACCTGGCTATTGCAACACTTGGATTTGGCGAAGTGGTAAAGAATATTATCATCAACTGGGACAGTCTCACTCGGGGGCCCAATGGTATCAATGGTGTTCCGACACCAGAGATGTTTGGACTTAAGTTTGGGTATGATACCCCTTTTGCTTATGTATTGCTTTATGCTTTGTTTGTAGCAGGAACGTATTTTGTTATACGCTGGGTGGTACATTCTCGTTTTGGTCGTGCACTGGAAGCAATCAGGGAGGATGAGATTGCTGTGGGTGCTATGGGCATCAACGCGGTTAAGTACAAGGTTGTCGCTTTTATGATGGGAGCTTTTTTTGCCGGGATAGCTGGTTCTCTTTGGGCGGTATACAACCAGTCGGTAGCACCTCAAACCTTTGATTTTATGCTTTCGGTCCTGGTTCTGTGTATGGTGGTGTTGGGTGGCTTGGGGAACTCTCTTGGGGCGATCCTGGGAGCGCTGGTCATAGTGATTCTTTCGGAGCTTCCCCGGCTTACTGGTCTTACGAGTTTGATCCCTGCCCAGTTCAATCAGATGTTTTTTGGGCTTTTACTTATTCTGGTGATGATCTTTCGTCCTCAGGGTGTATTGGGGAGAAAGCGTATCTCCTACGAGACAGAGGTTGCCAGAATTCTTGAGAGGAGGTCTTCGTGA
- a CDS encoding ABC transporter ATP-binding protein, whose product MNKLLYTSCLRKEFGGLVAVNDVDFQVEAGSITGLIGPNGAGKTTLFNMITGMEEPTEGYVFFQGMDITGEPAYKIARLGIGRTFQNIRLFRELTVFENVMIGRHFKGTHPFKGPLGLLNALYALINSRREERDIYENAWKWLEFVGIDRYHAEFPGNLPYGVQRKVEIARAMAMEPKLLFLDEPAAGMNPVETEELMALIRRIRNLGITVVLIEHDMKLVMNICDCITVLNYGQKIAEGTPQEIQSHPQVIEAYLGREA is encoded by the coding sequence GTGAATAAACTCCTTTATACGTCATGTTTGCGAAAAGAATTCGGTGGGCTCGTTGCTGTCAATGATGTTGATTTTCAGGTGGAGGCGGGGAGTATTACTGGACTCATTGGACCAAACGGTGCAGGAAAAACAACCCTTTTTAATATGATTACAGGGATGGAAGAACCTACTGAAGGGTATGTGTTTTTCCAGGGTATGGATATCACAGGAGAACCTGCCTATAAGATAGCAAGACTTGGCATTGGTCGTACCTTTCAGAATATACGTCTTTTTCGTGAGCTTACTGTTTTTGAAAATGTAATGATTGGTCGACATTTTAAAGGAACACATCCTTTTAAAGGACCTTTAGGCCTCCTGAATGCGTTGTATGCCCTCATCAATTCTCGTCGTGAGGAGCGGGATATCTATGAAAATGCATGGAAGTGGCTTGAGTTTGTGGGTATTGACCGTTACCACGCAGAATTTCCCGGAAATTTGCCCTATGGTGTCCAGAGAAAGGTGGAGATTGCCCGGGCGATGGCTATGGAACCCAAACTTCTCTTTCTCGATGAGCCGGCAGCAGGTATGAACCCTGTCGAAACAGAAGAACTGATGGCTCTTATTCGACGGATCCGGAATCTCGGTATTACAGTCGTTCTTATAGAACATGATATGAAACTGGTGATGAATATTTGTGATTGTATTACAGTGTTAAACTATGGACAAAAGATTGCTGAGGGAACACCACAAGAGATCCAGTCTCACCCTCAGGTTATAGAAGCGTATCTTGGGAGAGAGGCATGA
- a CDS encoding ABC transporter ATP-binding protein, whose product MKEVVLRLDNIHVRYGGIHALKGVSLILSKGEIVTLIGANGAGKSTLLKAIMGLEPLAEGVITYENKVIFQAFSDSGERPVSTPAHCLPGMGLVLVPEGRGIFPELTVKENLEMGAFLQRDKVNIQRSLEEVYEWFPVLKDRSSQRAGFLSGGELQMLAIGRAMMSQPRVLLLDEPGLGLAPIMVQKIFEIINKLNKEKGLSVLLVEQNARQALKVADRGYVLEIGKITLSGSGQDLLDNPEVKKAYLGG is encoded by the coding sequence ATGAAAGAGGTTGTTTTACGACTGGATAATATTCATGTGCGCTATGGTGGTATTCACGCCCTGAAAGGGGTGAGTCTCATTCTGTCAAAAGGTGAAATTGTAACGCTCATAGGGGCTAACGGAGCAGGAAAATCCACTCTGCTCAAGGCAATTATGGGTTTGGAACCGCTTGCAGAAGGAGTAATTACCTACGAGAATAAAGTTATTTTTCAGGCTTTCTCTGATAGTGGAGAGCGGCCAGTTTCCACACCAGCCCATTGTCTTCCTGGTATGGGATTGGTTTTGGTACCGGAAGGGAGAGGAATTTTTCCTGAGTTGACGGTGAAAGAGAACCTCGAAATGGGAGCATTCCTTCAAAGAGATAAAGTTAACATACAGCGAAGTCTCGAGGAGGTTTATGAGTGGTTTCCTGTACTGAAGGATCGATCCTCTCAGAGAGCAGGTTTTCTTTCTGGGGGAGAACTTCAGATGCTTGCCATAGGAAGGGCCATGATGTCTCAACCTCGGGTGCTTCTTCTGGATGAACCTGGTTTGGGACTTGCACCGATTATGGTACAGAAAATATTTGAAATTATTAACAAACTCAACAAGGAGAAGGGGCTTTCTGTTTTACTCGTCGAACAAAATGCCCGTCAAGCACTCAAGGTGGCTGATCGCGGGTATGTCCTTGAAATAGGAAAGATCACACTTTCTGGAAGTGGGCAGGATCTTTTAGATAATCCAGAGGTAAAGAAAGCCTACCTTGGAGGATAA
- a CDS encoding manganese efflux pump MntP, producing the protein MEWWSLLGIAFGLSLDALTVSLTNGFIMQTMRWRHAFRIAFAFGFFQALMPLLGWFAGSQLVTFLQRWEHWVAFFLLSYVGGKMIWESFFSDECEKKSCVEFPVLFLMSIVTSLDALAVGITLGVLQTAIVLPALVIGGVTFGVCFVGVYVGHRLQSISTTFQEKRFEWIGGIVLIGIGLRIVIEHLMKGI; encoded by the coding sequence GTGGAGTGGTGGTCCCTTCTGGGTATTGCTTTTGGGCTTTCTCTGGATGCACTAACAGTATCGCTTACAAATGGTTTTATTATGCAGACGATGCGCTGGCGACATGCTTTTCGTATTGCGTTTGCTTTTGGTTTTTTTCAGGCTCTGATGCCTCTTTTGGGATGGTTTGCCGGTAGCCAGCTTGTTACCTTTTTGCAACGATGGGAGCATTGGGTGGCTTTTTTTCTCTTGAGCTACGTTGGGGGAAAAATGATCTGGGAATCATTTTTTTCGGATGAGTGTGAGAAAAAGAGTTGTGTTGAGTTTCCTGTGCTTTTTTTAATGAGTATCGTGACAAGTCTGGATGCGCTTGCCGTGGGGATCACTCTTGGGGTTTTGCAGACGGCCATTGTTTTGCCAGCTCTGGTGATTGGGGGTGTTACGTTTGGTGTGTGCTTTGTTGGTGTGTATGTAGGGCATAGGTTACAATCGATTTCCACAACTTTTCAAGAAAAACGGTTTGAATGGATTGGAGGAATAGTTCTTATTGGGATTGGGCTTCGTATTGTAATAGAGCATCTTATGAAAGGGATATAG